Proteins found in one Spirochaetota bacterium genomic segment:
- a CDS encoding HAMP domain-containing sensor histidine kinase gives MKYIDPQKTQMHLSCRVIRHILLYFGEHYGRDELYNFIEQTGMSLDYLEDGNNWISYQYFNNVLNALVEYTGDINVPYKAGAYAIFDMAWGPLEIICKILRNVGFIYKSLVKYSSLFSKNSRWVIEDKGRNWAIIKFIPLLHFPQTKNNCKNIKGQLASFPNILGLPNACIKEVQCAAEGADSCIYEINWINKSYRRVGLFTLLLGIVNTLVIYILISLEIIDLSMLSKAAFIIIPVGFFLCGMILDDRKTLKDNIEVIEEQNDTLVDMLINIEKLKESLQKKVVERSEELRRSNERLLKTYTELRSNESQMIQSEKMAAVGRLAVRLAHELNGPVSAIQSCLHDAIDETMLIGEGDSCEERLIKAVKAADRCENIVNDLLSFSNNIGDTSLVLVDINDILEKCIVNAEEEISNPYKIIIKDLTQVLPKIKADSMLLQQVFMNIIMNASDAIKGKGQIIIKTEMVEDSVLARIFNNGEEIPKENMNKVFDPFFTTKAPGKSKGLGLAISYNIIKRFNGDIRVQSKPGKGTMFTVTIPLFVERSSET, from the coding sequence ATGAAATATATTGATCCGCAAAAAACCCAAATGCATTTAAGTTGTAGGGTAATTAGACATATTCTTTTATATTTTGGGGAACATTATGGAAGAGATGAATTATATAATTTTATTGAACAGACAGGGATGTCTTTAGATTATTTAGAAGATGGGAATAATTGGATATCCTATCAATATTTTAACAATGTTTTAAATGCTTTAGTTGAATATACTGGAGATATTAATGTTCCCTATAAAGCAGGTGCTTATGCTATATTTGATATGGCATGGGGACCGCTAGAAATAATCTGTAAAATCTTAAGGAATGTTGGATTTATTTATAAGTCCTTAGTAAAGTATTCTTCTCTCTTCTCAAAAAATAGTAGGTGGGTAATAGAAGATAAAGGAAGAAATTGGGCAATTATAAAATTTATTCCATTATTACATTTTCCACAAACAAAAAACAATTGTAAAAATATTAAAGGGCAACTAGCTTCTTTCCCTAACATACTGGGATTACCAAATGCATGTATTAAAGAAGTCCAGTGTGCTGCTGAAGGTGCTGATTCATGCATATATGAGATTAATTGGATTAATAAATCATATAGGAGAGTCGGATTATTTACTTTATTATTAGGAATAGTTAATACATTAGTAATTTATATTCTGATAAGCTTGGAGATAATTGATTTATCTATGTTATCCAAAGCAGCATTTATCATTATTCCAGTAGGATTTTTTTTATGTGGCATGATATTAGACGATAGGAAAACGCTGAAGGATAATATTGAGGTAATAGAGGAACAAAATGATACGCTAGTTGATATGTTAATCAATATTGAAAAACTGAAAGAATCTCTTCAAAAGAAAGTGGTAGAGAGGAGTGAAGAGCTTAGAAGGAGCAATGAGCGGCTGCTTAAGACATACACTGAATTGAGAAGTAATGAGTCACAAATGATACAATCTGAGAAGATGGCTGCAGTTGGCAGGCTGGCAGTGAGATTGGCGCATGAGCTTAATGGCCCTGTTAGCGCTATTCAGAGTTGTCTGCATGATGCTATTGATGAAACAATGCTGATTGGTGAGGGTGATTCATGTGAGGAACGCTTGATAAAAGCAGTGAAGGCCGCAGATCGTTGTGAGAATATTGTGAATGATTTACTTTCCTTTTCAAATAATATTGGTGATACAAGTTTAGTTTTGGTTGATATTAACGATATATTAGAAAAATGTATTGTAAATGCTGAAGAGGAGATATCAAATCCATATAAAATTATAATAAAAGATTTAACCCAAGTTTTACCCAAAATCAAGGCAGACTCCATGCTGCTTCAGCAGGTTTTTATGAACATCATTATGAATGCCAGCGATGCTATTAAGGGAAAGGGACAGATAATAATAAAGACAGAGATGGTTGAGGATAGTGTACTTGCCAGAATTTTTAATAATGGTGAAGAAATACCTAAGGAAAATATGAATAAAGTATTTGATCCCTTTTTTACTACCAAGGCTCCTGGGAAGAGTAAGGGACTTGGCCTGGCTATAAGCTACAATATCATTAAACGTTTTAATGGGGATATACGAGTACAGAGCAAGCCTGGCAAGGGAACAATGTTTACTGTAACTATACCTCTTTTTGTGGAAAGAAGCTCAGAGACTTAA